One part of the Vitis riparia cultivar Riparia Gloire de Montpellier isolate 1030 chromosome 6, EGFV_Vit.rip_1.0, whole genome shotgun sequence genome encodes these proteins:
- the LOC117915804 gene encoding G-type lectin S-receptor-like serine/threonine-protein kinase SD2-5, translating to MSPYWMDAHSNSAFLFAFLIISSFPSTFAGLLDPCPNVANLSTSWTNTPGEWLSSPDWVTVKPILLSLGETSGPGFLCGFYCLHESNSCLFAILIFQDVYSPQLVWSANRNRPVRFKATLRLTEDGNLILADADGTFVWSTNTAGKSVSGLNLTETGNLVLLDRNNEMVWQSFDHPTDSLVLQQKLVPGKKLISSVSASNWTHGLFSLSITNYSVAAYIQSNPPQLYYEWRQGWDMISGGIKYTNGSLSMYYDWRFEEDNLTLFAPIPRTLSAQYMRLGSDGHLRVYQWQETEWQEAVDLTDEVLTECQYPLACEKYGICSAGQCTCPGASDNGTIYFRPINERQTNLGCSAITPISCQLSQYHSLLELQNTSYYFQVDMQSTDVEICKQTCLKNCSCKAALFRHSSNHSIGDCSLLSDVFTIQNMEFSTSLFLKVENSPTEKNVGEGGNVVEKKAGNARIILGSSLGALFGVLILIGAFIFLFRKRRYSEEAEEDHLDCIPGMPTRFSFEDLKAITENFSCKLGEGGFGSVFQGTLSNGIKVAVKNLEGLGQVKKSFLAEVETIGSVHHVNLVRLIGFCAEKSHRLLVYECMCNGSLDKWIFHGNRDLALGWQSRRKIILDIAKGLSYLHEDCRKKIFHLDIKPQNILLDEDFNAKVSDFGLSKLIDKDQSQVVTRMRGTPGYLAPEWLTSIITEKVDVYSFGVVVLEILCGRKNLDRSQTEEDMHLLGIFKRKAEENRLADIIDKCSEDMQLHGADVVEMMKVGAWCLQGDFARRPSMSVVVKVLEGSVDVEDNLEYSFSYSSQPPKIAGMGNKAADAATALPIPSVLSGPR from the coding sequence ATGAGTCCATATTGGATGGATGCTCATTCGAATTCtgcttttctttttgcttttctcATAATCTCTTCTTTCCCCTCTACCTTTGCCGGACTCTTAGACCCATGTCCAAATGTTGCAAACCTCTCCACTTCATGGACCAACACCCCTGGAGAATGGCTGAGCTCCCCAGATTGGGTGACTGTGAAGCCCATCCTTCTCAGCCTCGGAGAAACCAGTGGCCCAGGTTTCCTATGTGGCTTCTACTGTCTCCATGAGAGCAATTCATGCCTCTTTGCCATTCTTATCTTCCAAGACGTATATTCTCCACAGCTTGTGTGGTCTGCTAATCGAAACCGTCCAGTTCGATTTAAAGCTACTCTACGACTCACTGAAGATGGAAATTTGATCTTAGCAGATGCTGATGGCACTTTTGTTTGGTCTACAAACACAGCCGGCAAGTCTGTTTCAGGCTTAAACTTGACTGAAACTGGGAACCTTGTGCTGCTTGACCGAAACAATGAAATGGTATGGCAGTCTTTTGATCACCCCACTGACTCCTTAGTCCTTCAACAGAAGTTGGTTCCTGGGAAGAAGCTCATCTCCAGCGTATCTGCATCAAATTGGACTCATGGTTTGTTTTCACTTTCCATTACGAATTATAGTGTTGCTGCTTACATACAGTCAAATCCTCCCCAGCTCTATTATGAATGGCGGCAGGGTTGGGATATGATTAGTGGGGGTATCAAATACACCAACGGAAGCCTCTCTATGTACTATGATTGGAGGTTTGAGGAAGACAATTTGACTCTGTTCGCTCCAATTCCTAGAACATTATCTGCTCAATACATGAGGTTAGGGTCTGATGGTCATTTGAGGGTTTACCAGTGGCAAGAAACTGAATGGCAGGAGGCGGTTGATCTCACGGACGAAGTTCTAACTGAATGCCAGTACCCTTTGGCATGTGAGAAATACGGTATTTGCTCAGCAGGGCAGTGCACCTGTCCTGGAGCTTCTGATAATGGAACAATTTATTTTAGGCCAATAAACGAAAGGCAAACCAACCTGGGCTGCTCCGCAATTACACCCATTTCTTGCCAATTATCTCAATATCATAGTCTTCTTGAGCTTCAAAACACGAGCTACTACTTTCAAGTGGACATGCAGTCTACAGATGTGGAGATTTGCAAGCAGACCTGTTTGAAGAACTGTTCGTGCAAAGCTGCTCTGTTTAGACATTCTTCAAATCATTCAATTGGAGATTGCAGCTTGCTATCTGATGTCTTTACAATCCAGAACATGGAATTTAGTACATCATTGTTTCTTAAAGTAGAGAATTCTCCGACTGAAAAGAATGTGGGGGAAGGTGGAAATGTAGTTGAGAAGAAAGCAGGGAATGCTCGAATCATACTTGGATCAAGTCTTGGAGCCCTTTTTGGTGTGCTTATTTTGATAGgagctttcatttttcttttccggAAGAGAAGATATTCCGAGGAAGCTGAGGAGGATCATCTAGACTGCATACCAGGAATGCCTACTAGATTCTCCTTTGAAGACTTGAAAGCCATCACAGAAAACTTTAGCTGCAAACTTGGGGAAGGAGGATTTGGATCAGTCTTTCAAGGGACTTTGAGCAATGGAATCAAAGTTGCAGTTAAGAATCTTGAAGGGTTGGGTCAAGTAAAGAAGTCGTTTTTAGCTGAAGTTGAGACAATAGGTAGCGTTCACCACGTCAATTTGGTAAGACTGATTGGATTTTGCGCAGAAAAATCTCATAGGCTTTTAGTCTACGAGTGCATGTGCAATGGATCCTTGGATAAGTGGATCTTCCATGGAAACCGAGACCTTGCTCTTGGTTGGCAATCCAGAAGGAAGATCATCCTTGACATAGCCAAGGGACTGTCCTATCTCCACGAGGACTGCAGGAAGAAAATATTTCACTTGGATATCAAACCCCAAAACATCCTCTTAGATGAAGATTTTAATGCAAAAGTTTCTGATTTTGGATTGTCAAAGCTCATCGACAAAGACCAGAGCCAAGTTGTAACAAGAATGAGGGGAACACCTGGTTACTTGGCTCCTGAATGGCTGACCTCCATTATCACAGAAAAAGTTGATGTTTACAGCTTTGGGGTTGTGGTATTAGAGATCCTGTGCGGAAGGAAAAACCTAGATCGGTCTCAGACCGAGGAAGATATGCACTTACTAGGTATTTTCAAGAGAAAGGCAGAAGAGAACCGACTTGCAGATATAATCGATAAGTGCAGTGAGGATATGCAGTTACATGGAGCAGATGTTGTGGAGATGATGAAGGTGGGTGCATGGTGCCTCCAAGGTGATTTTGCAAGGAGGCCCTCCATGTCAGTGGTGGTGAAGGTTTTGGAGGGTTCAGTGGATGTTGAGGATAACTTGGAGTACAGTTTCTCATATTCCTCACAACCACCAAAAATTGCAGGCATGGGGAACAAGGCTGCTGATGCTGCTACTGCATTACCAATACCATCTGTTTTATCAGGACCAAGGTGA